The window TCTACAGAGAGGGCAAGCTGGAGGCCATGCCGGGCTACACTGTGCAGGAAACTCTGGAGAACAGACTGGCCGAGGTGCTCTCAAAGGTGCGTAGCGATGCTGAGGGAGTAGTGGAGAGGTATATAGATAAGAACTCCGAGGCCTATCTAATGGCCAAGACGGGGGCGCGCGGAAGCTTGACCAACATAGTCCAAATGGTGGCTACCTTAGGCCAACAGACCATAAGAGGCGAGAGGATCAAGAGAGGGTATAGGACCAGGACTCTGCCCCACTTCCCTGTAGGCGATATAGGGCCGTTCTCGGGAGGTTTCGTATCCTCCTCATTCGTCAAGGGACTTACGCCTGTAGAGTACTTCTTCCATGCGGCCGGCGGGAGGGACGGCTTGATAGATACAGCCGTCCGCACGGCGCAGAGCGGATACATGCAACGTAGGATAATAAACGCGCTACAAGACGCGTATGTCGCCTACGACGGCACCGTGCGTTACGGCTCCGGGCTTCTCTTGCAACCTCTGTACGGCGACGACGGCACCGACGTATCTAAGTCGGATCACGGCAAGCCGGCAAACGTAAATATAATGAGGCTCTACATAAGGTGATGTCGGTCGCGAAACTGCTCGAAGATCTGTCGTCTGTTATTCCCAAGACCTTATACGAAGATCTCAAGAAAGCCGTAGAGGGCCTCGACGAGGAGACTGCGTTACGAATAATCTACAGAGCTCTGAGACTCTACGCCTTGTCTCTAATAGATGCAGGCGAGGCCATAGGCATAATAACGGCGCAGTCTATAGGCGAGCCGTCGACCCAGATGATCTTGAGGTCGTTCCACTTCGCCGGTTTGAGGGAGTTCTCAATGGCGCGCGGTCTGCCTAGGATGATAGAGATAGTCGACGCCAGGAGGAAGCCCTCGACGCCGCTTATGTATGTATATTTAAAGCCTCCCTACAATAAATCTAAAGAGTCTGCTACTGAAGTTGCTAAAAAGATACAATTGACTACTATAGAAAATCTGGCTAAATCTGTTGATATAGATTATATAACATATAGCGTCGTAATAGAGCTTGACCCAGAGCAGATGAAATATAGAGAAATAAATATAAAAGATATTGAGAAGATACTTTCAAGAATGCGGGGTAAAGGCGTTTCTATAGAAATAGAAGGGTATACTATAACTATTAGGCTTGCAACCCCCGATATGTTGAAGCTAAGGAAGCTACGCGATAAGGTGCTTCAGACGAGGATAAGCGGCATAAAAGGCGTTAGGAAGGTCTTGGTCGATCAGGACAGGAATACGGGGGAGTGGTACATCATAACCGAAGGCAGTAATCTGGAGGGAGTCCTGCAACTGGACGAGGTCGACCACACGAGGACCTACAGCAACGATCTCCACGAGGTGGCCGAGGTATTAGGGATAGAGGTGGCTAGGACGTTGATAGCGCTCGAGATTAGGAGAGTCCTCGCCGAACAAGGCCTAGACGTTGATAGCAGACACATGTATACTGTAGCCGACGCAATGACTTGGCTAGGCAAAGTGAGGCCCATCGGCAGACACGGCGTTGTGGGTTCCAAGGAGTCGCCGCTGGCTAAGGCCGCGTTTGAGGTGACCGTAAAGACGTTAGTCGAGGCGTCGGTGAGGGGCGAGGTGGAGCCGTTTAGGGGCGTCTTCGAGAACATAATAGCAGGCCGCCATATACCCATAGGGACGGGCATGGTTAGACTGCTGATGCGCCTCTAGGCCTAAAACTTATATATGCATCTCAATCCCAAGGGCCGTGAGTTCGTCGATAGATCTAGCTAGAGAGCTCCAGGTGGCTATCGCGACGGGCAAGGTGTCTATCGGCTACAAAAGCGTCAAGAACGCCGTGCTTAGCGGACGCGCCAAGATGGTCGTCCTAGCGGCCAACGCCCCGCCGAGGATAAGAGGAGATCTCGAGTATTATTCGAAAATTGCGGGCACTCCCATCTTAGTATTTCCGGGCTCCAGCCTAGAGCTGGGCGCGGCTGCGCGAAAGCCCTTCAAGATCTCGGCCATAGCGATTGTAGATCCGGGCCAGAGCGAGATATTGAAGTTGGCTGGACATGCCTGATATAAGGCTTACAGACGAAGAGATAAGATACGCTACGCTTTTCGAGTCGATGACAGGCGTTACTCCACTCGATGTGGTTGTCGATAGCGACTACAATAGAATAATTTTCGTAGTGGGCAAAAACCAAGCCGCGTTGGCGGTAGGCAAGGGCGGCAACAACGTGAGGATGTTGAGGCAGATAATAGGGAGGGATGTAGAGGTCGTCGAATACGCTGAAACTCCAGAAGAGCTTATAAAGAACAGCCTATACCCCGCGAGAGTTATAGCCGTCAAGGTGACCAAGTCGCCCTCCGGCAACTTGGTCGCGATAACCACGGTCGTGCCCGAGGATAAGGGCTTGGCTATAGGCAAGAACGGGAGGAATATAGCCAAGGCTAAGTTGTTGGCCAAGAGGTATTACGACGTAGATAGGGTCGTGTTGACTTAGCGGCTCCGCATCAAACTTTATATACGGGCAGAAACAAGGGCTAGTGCCCGGCAAGAAGTCCCCTGTCGGCTTATTCGCAGCGAGGAAGTTGAAGGAGAAAAGGCAGAGGTTTAGGTGGAACGACATAACCTATAAGAGAAGGGTTCTGAGGCTCGCCGAGCGGTTCGACCCCCTCGAGGGCGCCCCGATGGCTAGAGGCATCGTGCTCGAGAAGGTGGGCGTCGAGGCGCGGAAGCCCAACGCGGCCGTGCGGAAGTGCGTCAGGGTCCAGTTGGTGAAGAACGGCAAGGTGGTGACGGCGTTCGTCCCCTACGACGGCGGGCTTAATCTAATCAACGAGCACGACGAGGTGATAATAGAGCGTATCGGCGGGCCCGAGGGCAGATCCCTCGGCGACATTCCGGGCATAAGGTTCAAGGTCACTAAGGTCAACGGGGTCTCGATCCTGGCCGTGTTGCGCGGCAAAAAGCAGAAGCCCACGCGTTAATGCCGTCTGCAAAGGTCCTTGAACGGGACAACCTCCATTTAAAACTGTATATAGAGGGCGTAAAGCCTTCTTTGATAAATTCCATAAGGCGAATTATCATATCGGAGGTGCCTGTCTTCGCTATAGATCAAGTATTGATAGTGAACAACACGTCGTCGATGTACGACGAGATGTTGGCGCACAGGCTTGGGCTAATTCCGCTTACTACTCCTCTCGATCTTTTTCCGAAGATAGAGGAATGCGAAACCGGTATGGTGGACCCCGCCGAGTGCACCGTCAGATTTACCCTACAAGTTACTGCCGACGATGCCAAGACTGTGTATTCCGGCGATCTGGTGTCAGACCACCCAGATGTGAAGCCCGTGTATCCAGACATACCCATAGTTAAGCTCGTTAAAGGCCAGTCCATTTCGCTTGAGGCATATGCCAGGCTCGGCCGCGCAAAGGAACACGCCAAGTGGCAGGCAGGTCTAGCTACCTACTATTACTTTCCCAAGCTAATTGTCAAAGGCGAAGATCCTCAATGCCTAGCTCAATGTAAGTCCATATGTCCAGATGCCTTTGGAAATAGCCTAAACGAATTCAACCCATATAAATGCACATTTGGCAAGCTTAAGACTTGTGAAAATCTCTGCGGAGGCCTACTGGCAGTTGACTGGGATCGGTTTAAGTATATAATGAATATTGAGTCCTATGGCAACATGGATGTTGATAAGATGTTAAGTGAGGCTTTTCGCATCTTCAAAGTTAAATTGAATACATTCCTAGAGACACTAGAAAGAGAGGTCTATAGATCGGCCAGCGCTGAGTCTGGAGAACCCAAGGCCGAGAACGTTTAAATACGGCTAGAGAAGAGGCGGCGTGCCGCCTAATCCCACAGGCCCTACTAACATACAGCTGAGGATGTTGATCAGATTTCTTAGGAAAGCCGCAAAGTCCAACGAGGCGCCTATCTGGGCATACGTGGCCGACTTGCTAGCCAGACCGCGAAGACAAAGGGTAGCCGTAGGTCTGGGGAAGCTGAATAGGCTTGTCAATGACGGCGATGTGGTCGTAATACCGGGGAAGTTGTTGGGAAACGGCAGATTGCAGAAGAGGGTGACGGTGGCCGCTCTGGCCGCCTCTAGATCAGCTGCCGAGGCCGTAGTCAAATCAGGCGGCCGATTAGTTCCTATATCGAATCTGGTGAGGGAGAATCCGAAAGGCACCAATGTCAAGATAGTGATATGAGCAAGCCGTTACCTCAACGGATAGAGAAGGGGACTATCGTCATCGACGCCACAAATCACGTGGTCGGGAGGCTGGCCTCGGCAGTTGCCAAGATCCTCCGCGACAATAGGAACGTGAACGTCGTGGTGGTCAATATAGATAAGGCGCTCATACTGGGCAGTAGAAAGATGGTGGTGAACTGGTACATGAGAAAGATATCTCTGTGGAGGACCCACTACAATCCGGAGAAAGTGGGGCCTAAGATACCTAGGAGGCCGGATCGCATATTCAAGAGAATCGTCCGGGGCATGTTGCCGTATAAGCAAAAAGAGGGACGATATGCGTTAAAAAGGCTTAGGGTATTCATGTCGACGCCTCCTGACCTAGGCGGGGAGCTCTATTACATCCCTGAGGCTTTGATAAGGCCCAAGCCTCTATATAAGGCGGTGACGTTGGAGGAGCTCTGGAGGCATATAGATCCCAAGGCTTGGAATAAGTGGAAGGAGGCGCAGATGTTGTCGGAAAAGATAAAATCCACAACTAAATAGGGGCCATGACAGAGGCCGCTACTAGGGCCTCCGGCGCCTACGTAGCACAGGAATCGCCGCGCGTAGTTCTCGCTGTTGGGAGGAAGAAGACCGCGATCGCTAGGGCCGTGATAAGGCCCGGCATAGGCCGTGTCAGGATAAATGGGTACCCCTTGGAGCTCTGGCCCATCGAGATGGCGCGCCAGAAGATCGTCGAGCCGCTATTGCTGGCCGGAGATCTAGTGAACAAAGTCGACATAGATGTAGAGGTCCACGGCGGCGGCTATATGGGCCAAGCCGTCGCGGCTAGAATGGCGATAGCGAGAGGGCTCGTGAAATATTTCGAGGACCAGAAATTGAGGGAGCTATACATGCAATACGATCCGTACATGCTTAAGGGCGACCCTAGGAGGACAGAGCCCAAGAAGCCCGGCCTCAAAC of the Thermoproteus uzoniensis 768-20 genome contains:
- a CDS encoding 50S ribosomal protein L13, whose amino-acid sequence is MSKPLPQRIEKGTIVIDATNHVVGRLASAVAKILRDNRNVNVVVVNIDKALILGSRKMVVNWYMRKISLWRTHYNPEKVGPKIPRRPDRIFKRIVRGMLPYKQKEGRYALKRLRVFMSTPPDLGGELYYIPEALIRPKPLYKAVTLEELWRHIDPKAWNKWKEAQMLSEKIKSTTK
- a CDS encoding NusA-like transcription termination signal-binding factor, with the protein product MPDIRLTDEEIRYATLFESMTGVTPLDVVVDSDYNRIIFVVGKNQAALAVGKGGNNVRMLRQIIGRDVEVVEYAETPEELIKNSLYPARVIAVKVTKSPSGNLVAITTVVPEDKGLAIGKNGRNIAKAKLLAKRYYDVDRVVLT
- a CDS encoding DNA-directed RNA polymerase subunit D, yielding MPSAKVLERDNLHLKLYIEGVKPSLINSIRRIIISEVPVFAIDQVLIVNNTSSMYDEMLAHRLGLIPLTTPLDLFPKIEECETGMVDPAECTVRFTLQVTADDAKTVYSGDLVSDHPDVKPVYPDIPIVKLVKGQSISLEAYARLGRAKEHAKWQAGLATYYYFPKLIVKGEDPQCLAQCKSICPDAFGNSLNEFNPYKCTFGKLKTCENLCGGLLAVDWDRFKYIMNIESYGNMDVDKMLSEAFRIFKVKLNTFLETLEREVYRSASAESGEPKAENV
- the rpoA2 gene encoding DNA-directed RNA polymerase subunit A''; the protein is MMSVAKLLEDLSSVIPKTLYEDLKKAVEGLDEETALRIIYRALRLYALSLIDAGEAIGIITAQSIGEPSTQMILRSFHFAGLREFSMARGLPRMIEIVDARRKPSTPLMYVYLKPPYNKSKESATEVAKKIQLTTIENLAKSVDIDYITYSVVIELDPEQMKYREINIKDIEKILSRMRGKGVSIEIEGYTITIRLATPDMLKLRKLRDKVLQTRISGIKGVRKVLVDQDRNTGEWYIITEGSNLEGVLQLDEVDHTRTYSNDLHEVAEVLGIEVARTLIALEIRRVLAEQGLDVDSRHMYTVADAMTWLGKVRPIGRHGVVGSKESPLAKAAFEVTVKTLVEASVRGEVEPFRGVFENIIAGRHIPIGTGMVRLLMRL
- a CDS encoding 30S ribosomal protein S12, with the translated sequence MPGKKSPVGLFAARKLKEKRQRFRWNDITYKRRVLRLAERFDPLEGAPMARGIVLEKVGVEARKPNAAVRKCVRVQLVKNGKVVTAFVPYDGGLNLINEHDEVIIERIGGPEGRSLGDIPGIRFKVTKVNGVSILAVLRGKKQKPTR
- a CDS encoding 50S ribosomal protein L18e; translation: MPPNPTGPTNIQLRMLIRFLRKAAKSNEAPIWAYVADLLARPRRQRVAVGLGKLNRLVNDGDVVVIPGKLLGNGRLQKRVTVAALAASRSAAEAVVKSGGRLVPISNLVRENPKGTNVKIVI
- a CDS encoding 30S ribosomal protein S9, producing MTEAATRASGAYVAQESPRVVLAVGRKKTAIARAVIRPGIGRVRINGYPLELWPIEMARQKIVEPLLLAGDLVNKVDIDVEVHGGGYMGQAVAARMAIARGLVKYFEDQKLRELYMQYDPYMLKGDPRRTEPKKPGLKHARSKRQKAYR
- a CDS encoding 50S ribosomal protein L30e, whose protein sequence is MSSSIDLARELQVAIATGKVSIGYKSVKNAVLSGRAKMVVLAANAPPRIRGDLEYYSKIAGTPILVFPGSSLELGAAARKPFKISAIAIVDPGQSEILKLAGHA